CAGGTTCCAATGTTTTTAAGAAATCAAAATGTCAATTGCGTTATCGCAGGTGGAATGGGACCAAATGCTGTAATGAATCTTCAAGCATCCGGAATACAGGTTTTGGTCGGAATTACAGGAAAAGTTGAAGAAGTAATTGATAAATTGATCAGTGGCACATTAACTGGTGGTGAAAGTCTGTGTGAACATGGTGAGCATGAATGTAAACATTAAAAGGAGGAAAAATAGTGAAAATTTGTGTTACTTCACAGGACAAAGATTTAAACTCAGAGATTGACCCAAGATTCGGCCGTTGTAAGTATTTTATTTTTCTTGATACTGATACAATGCAGTATGAAGCAGTTGAAAATCCTTGGAGGGATGCTCAGCAGGGAGCAGGCACACAGGCAGGGCAGTTTGTGGCTTCAAAAGGAGTTAAGGCTCTAATAACTGGAAAAATTGGACCCGGTGCGGAGCGGATTATAAAAGCAGCGGGAATAAAAGTTTTTGAAGCTCATGGTAAAATAAAAGATACAGTAAATAAACTTCAGGAGGGAGTTAAATGACAGATAAAAAAGAAAGCTGCCAGTGCGATGAAAGACAGGCGATTAAAAAAGAAATTGCTTTAAAAGCAACTGTTTCTGCAATTAAGAAAAAAATTCTTGTTCTTTCTGGAAAAGGCGGAGTAGGTAAAAGTACTGTTTCCACTAATCTTGCTGTTGGATTATCTCAAAAGGGATATCATGTTGGACTCCTTGATATTGACATTCATGGACCTAATATTCCCAATATGCTTGGACTTGAGGGATTCCCTCCGATGATAACTGATATGGGAGTTTTTCCAATAAAGATGTATGATAATTTGCACGTTATTTCCATTGGATTTTTCCTTGAAGGGAAGGATACTCCTATTGTGTGGCGTGGACCTTTAAAACATAGAATGATTGAACAATTCCTAAGCGATGTTCGGTGGGGGGAGCTTGATTATTTAGTTGTTGATTCACCTCCAGGAACAGGAGATGAGATAATATCAATTGTTCAGCTTCTTGATAAGGTTGATGGAGCAGTGATTGTTGCCACACCACAGGATGTTGCACTGGCTGATGTTCGCAGGAGTATTAGATTTTGTATTGAAGGCTCAATCCCTGTGCTTGGAATAGTTGAAAACATGAGCGGCTTTGTATGTCCCCATTGCGGAAATACTGTTGAAATATTTAAAACAGGTGGAGCTGAAAGACTTGCACAGGAATATAAAGTTCCCTTCCTCGGCAAAATTCCCATTGATCCAAAAATTGTTCAGGCTGGAGATGATGGAAAACCGGTAATGATTTACTACCCGGATAGCAAACCAGCAGAGGCTTTCTCAAATATAATCAACAAAATTACGGAAGTCTTAAAAGTATGATTATTGACCTGACTGTTCTTTTTGACAACTATCATGCAGAGGAAGGGTTTGAAACGGGCTGGGGATATAGTTGCTTTATAAAAAAAGGATATGGTGGAATTCTTTTTGACACAGGAGCAGATGGGCAGAAACTACTGAGAAATATTCAAAAAGCAGGCATAAGGCTTAGTACAATCTCAAGAATTGTCATCTCCCATGCTCATAAGGATCATTCAGGTGGATTGAAAGAGATTGTAGAATCAGGCTGCAAGGCTGAAATTTATGTTGGGGCTTCAATTTACGATGAAGTTAAATCTCTTTTGCCTGATTCAAGAATTCATAAAGTATCTTCTGAGCATGTTGAGATAATGAATGGAGTCTATCTTACAGGTGAACTCGGAGACAGAATAAAGGAAGTATCTCTTCTTATGGATACAGGCGGAGGATTGGTTATTGTTACAGGTTGTGCTCATCCAGGAGTAAAGGAAATTTTCGAGAAAGCATGTAGAATAATTGATGATAAAATTTTTGCACTGGTAGGAGGACTCCATCTTAAAGACAAAAAAGAAGATGAAATTCTTGATCTGGCAACTTATTTAAAAAACAAGGGAATCAAATATATAGCCCCTTCACATTGTACAGGAGACCTTGCAAGAATGTTATTTAAAGAAGCTTTTGGTAAAGGTTTTATAGAAGCAGGAGCAGGCACACACATTTACATTGGAGGCTCCTGTGACTATGTCTGATCCTTTTGAATCTTGTGCTGCCGAGTATGACCGATGGTATGACTCAGAAAAAGGGAAAACTATATATGAAAATGAAGCAAGATGTATTAAAAAACTTATTGAAAGCTGTTGTAAAGACAAGATTCTTGAAGTAGGAGTTGGAACTGGAAGATTCGCAGTTTTGTCTAAAAATGTTTTTGGAGTTGACAGGGCGTTTTCTCCACTTGAAATAGCAAAACAAAGAGGCATTCCAGTAGTGCAGGCAAAGGCAGAGAGTTTACCTTTCAGGGATAAAACATTTTCCTGTGTAATGTTCATTGTAACACTTCCTTTTGTTGAGAATATTTATCTTACACTTAAAGAGGCAAAAAGAGTTTTAGAGGATGAAGGCAGAATAATTGTTGGAGAAGTTTTTCTTGATTCTAAGTTAGGTTCAGTTTATGAAGAAAAGAAAACCAAAGGACATCCCTTTTATAGATTGGCAAAATTTTATAGTTTTACAGAGTTTCAGAAAATACTTTATCAATGCGGTTTAAAATCTGAAAAGGTTTTTGGAACATTAAAAGAATATCCTTTTCAGAATCCTGAGTGTGAAGAAGCTGAGGAAATAGATATGAAAAATTTTAGTGATTTACCCGCTTTTGTCTGCATGGAGATAAAAAAATGGTAATCTCAGTGGCAAGCGGGAAAGGTGGAACAGGAAAAACAACAGTTGTGGTGTCTCTTGCATTAAGCATTGAGAACTCTCAGCTAATTGACTGTGATGTGGAAGAGCCAAATGTTCATCTATTTTTAAATCCTGAGATAAAACAGGAACTTAAAGTCTTTTCTGTTGTTCCTGAAGTTGATAAAGAAAAATGTAATCTTTGTGGTTACTGTAGCACGGTCTGTGCTTACAATGCTTTAAGTGTGATTAAGCTTGACAGTTCAGGCGATGTTCTATTATTTCCCCATTTATGTCATGGATGTGATGGATGCATTTTGCTATGCCCGGAAAAAGCAATGAAGCCTGCTCACAGAGGTATTGGGATGATAAAAATCGGTAGCTTTGAGGGTATTGAATTTATTGAGGGAAGGCTTAATATTTCAGAAGTGCTTGCTCCAAAGGTTATTGAAGAAGCAAAGGCTTACGCAAAAAAGGATAAAATTACAATAATTGATGCACCTCCTGGGACTTCCTGTCCTGCTGTAACAGCAGTCAAAGGCTCGGATTTCTGCATTCTTGTTACAGAGCCAACTCCTTTTGGACTTCATGACCTTGAGCTTGCCTATGAAGTAACTAAAGCTTTAAATATAAAAGCAGGCGTTATTATAAACAAAAGTGGAGATGATGCTCTTATAGAAGATTTTTGTAGAAAAAATAAAATCCCTGTTTTACTGAAAATTCCATTTCACAGAAAAATAGCAGAAGCTTATTCAAAAGGCATTCCCCTTATAAAAGCAATGCCTGAATATAAAGAGATTTTTCAGAGACTTTATAGAGATATAAGGGAAATCATATGAAGGAAATTTTGATAATAAGCGGAAAAGGTGGAACAGGAAAAACATTCTTTACTGGATGTCTTGCTACTTCATTGAATAATAAAATTCTTGTTGATTGCGATGTTGATGCTGCAAATCTTCACTTGCTTTTGCATCCAGAGATAAAACAGACATATGATTTCATAGGAGGTAAAATTGCATCAATAGATGAAACAAGATGCATTCAATGTGGAGCATGTAAAGAGGTTTGCAAATTCAATGCAATAAATGACAGATTTCAGGTTGAAGATTTTTCCTGTGAGGGCTGCACAATATGTAGCTATGTATGTCCGGAGAAAGCCATAATTCTCAAAGACAGAATTTCAGGCAAGTATTTTCTCTCTGAAACAAAGTACGGAATATTGATTCATGCAAGGCTTGGTATTGCTCAGGAAAACTCAGGAAAGCTCGTT
The nucleotide sequence above comes from Thermodesulfovibrio aggregans. Encoded proteins:
- a CDS encoding NifB/NifX family molybdenum-iron cluster-binding protein is translated as MRVAIATDGGFVAQHFGRCPGFTIFEIEDGKIINKSFVENPGYKAHQPGQVPMFLRNQNVNCVIAGGMGPNAVMNLQASGIQVLVGITGKVEEVIDKLISGTLTGGESLCEHGEHECKH
- a CDS encoding NifB/NifX family molybdenum-iron cluster-binding protein, whose protein sequence is MKICVTSQDKDLNSEIDPRFGRCKYFIFLDTDTMQYEAVENPWRDAQQGAGTQAGQFVASKGVKALITGKIGPGAERIIKAAGIKVFEAHGKIKDTVNKLQEGVK
- a CDS encoding Mrp/NBP35 family ATP-binding protein is translated as MTDKKESCQCDERQAIKKEIALKATVSAIKKKILVLSGKGGVGKSTVSTNLAVGLSQKGYHVGLLDIDIHGPNIPNMLGLEGFPPMITDMGVFPIKMYDNLHVISIGFFLEGKDTPIVWRGPLKHRMIEQFLSDVRWGELDYLVVDSPPGTGDEIISIVQLLDKVDGAVIVATPQDVALADVRRSIRFCIEGSIPVLGIVENMSGFVCPHCGNTVEIFKTGGAERLAQEYKVPFLGKIPIDPKIVQAGDDGKPVMIYYPDSKPAEAFSNIINKITEVLKV
- a CDS encoding MBL fold metallo-hydrolase; amino-acid sequence: MIIDLTVLFDNYHAEEGFETGWGYSCFIKKGYGGILFDTGADGQKLLRNIQKAGIRLSTISRIVISHAHKDHSGGLKEIVESGCKAEIYVGASIYDEVKSLLPDSRIHKVSSEHVEIMNGVYLTGELGDRIKEVSLLMDTGGGLVIVTGCAHPGVKEIFEKACRIIDDKIFALVGGLHLKDKKEDEILDLATYLKNKGIKYIAPSHCTGDLARMLFKEAFGKGFIEAGAGTHIYIGGSCDYV
- a CDS encoding class I SAM-dependent methyltransferase, with translation MSDPFESCAAEYDRWYDSEKGKTIYENEARCIKKLIESCCKDKILEVGVGTGRFAVLSKNVFGVDRAFSPLEIAKQRGIPVVQAKAESLPFRDKTFSCVMFIVTLPFVENIYLTLKEAKRVLEDEGRIIVGEVFLDSKLGSVYEEKKTKGHPFYRLAKFYSFTEFQKILYQCGLKSEKVFGTLKEYPFQNPECEEAEEIDMKNFSDLPAFVCMEIKKW
- a CDS encoding ATP-binding protein — encoded protein: MVISVASGKGGTGKTTVVVSLALSIENSQLIDCDVEEPNVHLFLNPEIKQELKVFSVVPEVDKEKCNLCGYCSTVCAYNALSVIKLDSSGDVLLFPHLCHGCDGCILLCPEKAMKPAHRGIGMIKIGSFEGIEFIEGRLNISEVLAPKVIEEAKAYAKKDKITIIDAPPGTSCPAVTAVKGSDFCILVTEPTPFGLHDLELAYEVTKALNIKAGVIINKSGDDALIEDFCRKNKIPVLLKIPFHRKIAEAYSKGIPLIKAMPEYKEIFQRLYRDIREII
- a CDS encoding ATP-binding protein; translation: MKEILIISGKGGTGKTFFTGCLATSLNNKILVDCDVDAANLHLLLHPEIKQTYDFIGGKIASIDETRCIQCGACKEVCKFNAINDRFQVEDFSCEGCTICSYVCPEKAIILKDRISGKYFLSETKYGILIHARLGIAQENSGKLVTKLREIAKETAQSEGADYIVIDGPPGVGCPVMASMTGVDLVVAVTEPTVSGMHDLSRVIELSKHFNIPVKVVINKYDLNTEMSSDIVKMVESSGIEVCGKIPFSEDILASVKAGKPFLEFTKNSLTIEIEELIDKIT